The window AAGATAATTGTCTTAAAGTGTTTACTTCTCCAACCATAATTAAAATTTTTTCTATATCTATAATATTTTTTTTAATAATTTCTTTCTTTAAATAAGAAATTATTAAATACTTATCACAAATATTTAGTTTTTGAGAGTATTTTTCCAATATTTTATCAAACAAATTTAATAATATAAAATCTTCAGAATTTAATTCTACATTTCTCAATATAAAAATATTAAACTCTTTTTTTACCATTCCAAAATATAACTGTTGTAGTAAAAATTTTTTTAAATCTTCACAATATATTTTTGTAACTTTAAATAACTCTTCAATTATATCATTGGATTTATTTAACCTATCTTCAAAATAATAGTGTTTGTTCATTGCTATAGAATACATATAATAAACTAATGTCTCTTTATATCTTTCAGTAAAATTAATTCCACCAATTGTATCTACAACATTTTTTATTCTTTTTATTTTTTCTAGTTTTTTTTCATCACTCTCTTCTATAATATATATATTATCTTGAAAACGTTTAGAATATATATCTAAAGCGCATAAAAACGAGAGAAGAGTTGTTGTAATCGGCAGTTTTAAACACTTATATATTGCAACTAATTTTGTCAGTCTTATTTTTATTAAAAAATCCTTCATACCATTTAAAAGATCTCTTTGAATAGGAGTTAAAATATCCTCTTCTAAAATTAGCTTCATTAACTTCACAATAAAAATATGTTTATTAGCTTCGCTTAAGCTAACTAATTTACTTCCCTTTCCAGTGCTATATATAGTATGAGATCCATGATTTTCCAATAACTCTTTAACAGCTGTAAAGCATCTATTTATAGAACTTCTAGAAATGTCTAATAACTTTCGCTCCTCTTCTAAATTTATAAATTCATAATAAACTAGTTTTATATATAGATAGTCTACTTTTTCTTCAAAAGTTAAAGTATCAATTTTTTTAAATACCTTACTCCAATGATTTTTTGTTAATTTTAATTTTAAAACTCCATTTTCAATTTCAATTTGATTAACTTTTAAATCTTTTAAAAACTCATTGATTGAATTTACATTTTTTAAAAGTCCACTCTCTTTTATCTCTAAATTATGAGCTAAATTTTCTTTTGAAATTTTTGTCGAATACAAAGTTTTTAAAATATTGATCATTGTACTATGCATATTTCCCCCTTTTCATAATTTATAAATTTGATTTTATTATAGTCTATTTTAAACTATTTTTATATTAGAAAATTTTATAACTTTTTTTATATTTTTTTCTATATATAAAAAGAATTTTTTATAAAAAATGAAACTTTAATTTTTAATAGTAATTACTTTTAATAGAAAAAATTGGAGGAGTTTATTATGAAAAAAAATTGGATTTTATTTTCCGTAATTGGATTTATTTTTATATCTAGTTTTATATATTTTCATTTAAAAAGTGTTAATGTCAATGCTATAAAAATAAAAAAAGATGATTATACTGAAAAAATTCTTGTCACAGGAACTATACAAGCTAAAAACTTTTCAATTCTTACTTCTGGAATTAACGGAGTTATTGAAAATATCTACATTAGAGAAGGAGAACCTATTAATAAAGGAGATATTATTGCCAAACTTGATACACAAGAGATTGAAGCGGATATTTCAAAAGCAAAAGCAAATTACGAAAAAGCTAAATACGATTTTGAAGTTATTAATACTGTCAATTTAGAAAATGCCAAATCAGAACTTAAAACAGCTTTTGTTAACTACGATATTGCTCAAAATGAATATTTAAAATTTGAAAATCTTTTTCAAAAAAAATATATTAGCAAACTTGACTATGATGCTAAAAAACAGGCTTTTACAAATGCTCAAAACGCTTTAAAATCTGCACAATTAAATTTAAAAACTTTTGATAAAGAGGGTGCTTCTAATAAATCAGCACTGGAAAATGTTAACGCTACAGAATATGCTTTGCTTTCATTACAAAAAAATCTTTTAAAATACTATGTCTATGCTCCTTATGATGGTTTTGTAACTGTTCGAAATGTTGAAGTTGGACAAACTGTTAGT is drawn from Candidatus Cetobacterium colombiensis and contains these coding sequences:
- a CDS encoding BglG family transcription antiterminator — its product is MHSTMINILKTLYSTKISKENLAHNLEIKESGLLKNVNSINEFLKDLKVNQIEIENGVLKLKLTKNHWSKVFKKIDTLTFEEKVDYLYIKLVYYEFINLEEERKLLDISRSSINRCFTAVKELLENHGSHTIYSTGKGSKLVSLSEANKHIFIVKLMKLILEEDILTPIQRDLLNGMKDFLIKIRLTKLVAIYKCLKLPITTTLLSFLCALDIYSKRFQDNIYIIEESDEKKLEKIKRIKNVVDTIGGINFTERYKETLVYYMYSIAMNKHYYFEDRLNKSNDIIEELFKVTKIYCEDLKKFLLQQLYFGMVKKEFNIFILRNVELNSEDFILLNLFDKILEKYSQKLNICDKYLIISYLKKEIIKKNIIDIEKILIMVGEVNTLRQLSLEKELKFHFPKIKFSIDYNYLNLGKKNKKNYNLVIDDSKSTLREGDVFYRIKKAIERSIIRKIIIES
- a CDS encoding efflux RND transporter periplasmic adaptor subunit, which encodes MKKNWILFSVIGFIFISSFIYFHLKSVNVNAIKIKKDDYTEKILVTGTIQAKNFSILTSGINGVIENIYIREGEPINKGDIIAKLDTQEIEADISKAKANYEKAKYDFEVINTVNLENAKSELKTAFVNYDIAQNEYLKFENLFQKKYISKLDYDAKKQAFTNAQNALKSAQLNLKTFDKEGASNKSALENVNATEYALLSLQKNLLKYYVYAPYDGFVTVRNVEVGQTVSPYTEMFEVSANNEKIVTINLDEKYTNRVSLNSPIKIYPYADTTKFSSGKLYYIGINIDNIAGTLEIRGKIDSVLPEFLFNSTVNAIIEGKNFKNAILLENIYTTQKKNKIFVYILKSNKSKMIEIEGVPVIDGFIVTKGLEDGDIVLSPKNLTEDIRVNPKFETN